A window of the Lepus europaeus isolate LE1 chromosome 5, mLepTim1.pri, whole genome shotgun sequence genome harbors these coding sequences:
- the LOC133760654 gene encoding platelet-activating factor acetylhydrolase IB subunit alpha2-like, which produces MSQGDSNPAAIPHATEDIQGDDRWVSQHNRFVLDCKDKEPDVLFVGDSTVQLIQQYAIWRELFSPLHALNFGIGGDTRHVLWRLKNGELENIKPKVIVVWVGTSNHENTAEEVAGGIEAIVQLINTRQPQAKIIVLGLLPRGEKPNPLRQKNAKVNQLLKVSLPKLANVQLLGRDGGFVHSDGAISCHDMFDFLHLTGAGYAKTCKPPMN; this is translated from the coding sequence ATGAGCCAaggagactcaaacccagcaGCTATTCCACATGCCACAGAAGATATTCAAGGAGATGACAGATGGGTGTCTCAGCACAACAGATTTGTCCTGGATTGTAAAGACAAAGAGCCTGATGTCCTGTTTGTGGGCGACTCCACGGTGCAGTTAATACAGCAGTATGCGATATGGCGAGAACTTTTTTCCCCACTTCATGCACTGAATTTTGGAATTGGGGGAGATACAAGACATGTTTTGTGGAGACTAAAGAATGGAGAGCTGGAGAATATTAAACCTAAGGTCATTGTTGTCTGGGTAGGAACAAGCAACCATGAAAATACAGCAGAAGAAGTAGCAGGTGGGATCGAGGCCATTGTTCAGCTTATTAATACAAGGCAGCCACAGGCCAAAATCATTGTATTGGGTTTGTTACCTCGAGGTGAGAAGCCCAACCCTTTGAGGCAAAAGAATGCCAAGGTGAACCAACTTCTCAAGGTTTCCCTGCCGAAGCTTGCCAATGTGCAGCTACTGGGTAGAGATGGGGGCTTCGTGCACTCGGACGGTGCCATCTCCTGCCACGACATGTTTGATTTTCTGCATCTCACGGGAGCCGGCTATGCAAAGACCTGCAAACCCCCCATGAACTGA